Genomic window (Branchiostoma lanceolatum isolate klBraLanc5 chromosome 13, klBraLanc5.hap2, whole genome shotgun sequence):
ttgaaaattatgatttttgattcTAGGGGTAGAAAAGAATTTTCACACCATATGCATCCATTTCTGGTTGTTGATCCTAAATGTATACCCCCTAGAATACAGCAGATCTAGGACTAGGAGAAACTTAAGGATGTTCCCTACTTTAATTTGCTGCTTAAAATGGCCACACATTTCTACATGATTGTGTAAGGTTAAGTCTTTTGTTTCATGCTGAAATCTCCAGAAGTAACTGAcaagtttccttttttgttccCCAGTGCGGTTTCTTCAAGAGACAGACAATGCAGGAGTACACGGCCATCAAGAGAAACCCCCCCACCAGCGAGAGTCCCGACGCAAGCAGTGGATACATCAGCGACAAGACGGACTACTAGGACAAGACCAGACGGTCTTGTATTCTTATGTAGGCCACCAAGTCACTGACGGTTTAGTCGTAcctcaagcccctgtcacacattcaggacctttccATAACTTTGCTCTCGACCACTCCCCAACTTTTAGATCATCTCTAGAGTAGCCTGCAGCTgaaatccatcctattctaccTCCAGTTTTCTCCTCTGTTCAAAtccaagaagaaaatgacttttcCCGAATtaccaatttttcaaaattcatagtcGGCTAGCACAGACTTTTAACATTaacactctgaagtagccattcggcacccaattctctattgattacagagttaggcagcagggagaaggttaaagactagtaggcaacctctCTGACCAACTGTCAACCACCGACTAATGACCTTGCTTActactaactcccaaccatggcctggagaaggttgggagggcatggtcggctatgtgtgactgGGGCTTCAGAGCCAAGCTCTGGCTTGTACAAGAACCCTTGAAACTTTGCTAGGGCTTGGCTCTGAGGTAAAAAGATTGGAGGTTCATGTATAAACGACAGACAGATTGATTATGGTATTGGACATTTGTTGCCTTAACATGTTTATCTTTGGTTTAGCCCTTTACATATTGTTGGTAACCTTCATTCCCTATTTCAATGCTTTTTGAAAAAGAAGTCTTTAGAGTATCAATCTCTTTTTAATTTCATATATGTAGGGGACCAAATTACAATGGATTCGAAGTTTGTACAAATTTTTATCAAATTACAACTGGaccaaaaataatacctagaTTATCCCTTCAGTTTAGCTTCATCGTGGTAGGAATAACATGATACCTGGGTTAGATATGTAGTCAAGATTTTTAAGTGAATTGTCTTAAAAATATCCGCTTTTCTACTATGTAAGGATGTCTCAAAGAATTAAGCACATCTACTATTCTTTGTGACTCCTTTTCATACGATTGGCTTTAGGCTTACAAATGATTTGGTATGGGAATGACATTCTTTGGTATAATGTTAACTATTTGTGTATCTTTTTGTCAGGGTgtaaatgtttattgttttaaGTGAAAGATATGACGTTTGTGCAATTTTgttcactatacatgtatagtttttAGAGATGATTTCAGCATTCCTAACACTGCTTAATatttatctatatctattttATATAGTGTTTGATAACCTCTTCTGCACTGCAATACATTGCCAAATTAAGTATCATTCTCATTActtatttctgtttttgtttttttactatTGACCATTGTATTCTATTCCATTGTGCTGTAAATAAGTTAGTAGCCTTTTTAAAACGTCCCTCTCCTGAAGTGAACTGTTCCACACATCTGTGATTTCTGAAGAAATATGGTTGACACCATTTGATAGAAGGGGTTGTTGGCCTTAAGTGTGTAATGAAGATGAAAGAAAAGTCTTTGCTGGGCAAAGATATAGATAAGACATCTTAGCATGCTATGTTCCCAAACCTGTTTAGGAATGCAGAATTCTGTTATTATATTAAAGTTGCTATTGGAAAGAGGAGGAGGATATTAAagttgatgtacatgtttgtatgtattatttcGGAAATTTCATAACACAGCAGACACTCACACCAAGACACTAAAAAGTCTGATCTTGTTTAcggttttgtacttttgtacttATTGTAGGTTACTACATTCTTGTCTGTTATGCATTGTATAAAACAGTgaagttttgtttgtgttgatAAGTATcatgaatatgatattataaGTTAAACTCTTGTGCATTTCTATCTGTTAGGGCAGAAGTGTTGCCAAAAACTGATAGGAATTGTACCTATGCAAAGTATTGTTATTTTCATGACTTGTGTAAGAGTTTCTATGTAACTGTATTTGTTTTATTAATTGACAGTGAAGAAAGTTGCTGCACTAGTTAAGTATGTTCTCATTGCACCAAACTAACAATACAAACCAGACAAATTTGATGACTTGTTTAATACATCTGGTTTAGTCATATAAGACTGGAAAAGATGCCAAGTTCCCCCACTGTCTTTCAACTCTTGACAGTCTGTTCAGAAAATTTGTGTCATCTCAAATTTGAAAAGGCACAAGAAAAGagcattttgtttcatttagcATGATCAGTGAAAATACTGATGCCAGTTAACAAGTTGTCTTATTTGTCTGGTCTACCATCCATTAAGATTTCATCCATGACCGGAGTATGTGGTTTTGTGTGTTTCTAAATGACTTGATAACTCCTGAATTAAGCCTCTGTTCATACTAGCAAATCTTACATTAACACTTTTACAGTGTAACCTTCTTCGCAGGCTCTGTGAGTACTGATAACCGAGATGTTATCAGAATAAGCCTAAAAAAGCCTGACTCATAgggcctgctaaggaggctatatacaatgtataccatCATTTTGTAACAATAACTTGCACATTATAGTTGTACAGAGAGCTGGaaaaaacactgtcacaaaataCTGTCACTTCGACTGATATTtattagataatgataataacaaggAATATTTGTTGGTTTTGATTATTACTGTACACAAGAATGTTCTATAAATTGTATTATATCTGTGACTTTGTCACGGACCCTTTGTAAAATAAAAGTCTATGAGTCTGTACAAAAGTGTCTTCAATGGTTCTTCATTCATTCCGATTGATTTTTCTGCATAACTTATGAAAAAGAGgtcgtcattagcataacacacattccattgtattcacctttcctaaagccaTCTTTACCTCTAATATGACATCTGtcgcatttaccgtaagggaaatatgaattttctgcataaatgcAAATGTgaccctcattagcataacacgACATTTCCAACATGGCCCATCCTTCCTAGGAAAAGGGAGCCGACATCAACTTCTGACAGATCAATCAACTTTGCCCGAATACAACCCCGCTGTGGTTAAACTAAAGCCAGCGAGAGACTGTGTAAACACCGGCTAGCAGTGAGTGACCTGGAAGTATAAACATGATGTTGAACATTAACCCCGCCAGTAACTATGGGAAGCCACGGTTGTGCTAACCAAGGAGCCTTGTGCTAACGTACCCTGCGTTCGTGTATAGTTCACGATGTCTGCGGCCACTCTAACTTCTATCGCAGACGCTGAGAAGTCTGCGCGAGACAAGCTACCGGATTTTGCCTGGTCGTACTACAGTCGGACTACTGCAGACGGACAAACCTACCAAGATAACATAAAGGCCTTCAGACGGTAAGGAGTTGACCTTTAGGTCTCATTTATGAGTTTTTTTCGcgcgccccataggcttacatgttaaaatacgtgttttacatgggctcTATgagaaatggagatatagttttgagtgtgtatgtttgtctgtctgtctgtttgtgtttccgcaccactccagtcagcataactcaagagcctcttgatggattacaatgacatttggtatgtgggcgggtgttgtgaagccgaaattcaaggttgaatttgggccccctggtatgtgaccttggtactgcaacagaactgcaatttttgtatcttttgacttggacgtgctgtggtcttgatttttgggtggcagatagcttgtgatgtaataaagaagtggtgtaggtttgggccccctagcagcttcctctggaacggcaggggcgtttttgtgaaaatcttctaaggagaataactgagcaaaggaacaacggatttcaatgatatttagtatgcagatagcttagatagagatatacaaaatgaagtgcaaattatgctaattgggacttaatttgcatagctaatgaggaaaatctatatttgcagtgtttcccattatcagactcaaatacatgtaacgtatgtagtttatggaaagtggatcatcaacaataaattcataatttgcataattaatgcaaaacacaatatctcatctaattggaaaattataggactgtcaatatgatacttagtatgcaggtagctaatatgaaaaatctatatttgcagtgtttcccattatcagactcaaatacatgtaacatatgtaaagTGGAATGCAAAAacatcataattcatctaattggaaaattacaggactATTCATAttacaacatgtgtaagttagataaaggtgttgatgacaaagcatatattatgcaaatgtgtaagtcattttttTACCTGCTCTTACACCCGTAGCCTTTTAAAGTAGAGCATagcaggtggagggggagggggacttGAGCAGATGAAAAGTTTTATAACAGAAACAAATTTCAATTCCTCTCCAACCATGTTGTGAAGTTGCCACCATGATGTACCAACTGCAGAATTTACATATACGTGCACACCGACAGAAGACCGAATCGCTAAAAATTTTCACCATAAGATTTTTAACTGTACtatgatattttactgtataacgttgggtaacataaattcgtggggtacttaaattcgggatttttcgaaaacggggtatttagggatatgtgctagatgcaaaatcagtaataccgctagaaatgcaaacttgacagactaacgtattcagaacactgtctgaaaagcttcgataaccatgcattagaaggcgacgaggacaaaaactctccgtcccttattggaacagtttgagggcttcgtgggagaatcacactacatcgttgtcggctggtttataagacaaatgtcacatccgcttcctgctaaacacaatcatttacaatacaacttattttcttaaaattgctgacctgcaattggactctaagtgtgatcaatcatcaaaacccctctttgttgctacaacctacggcacgtgtattttcccgccgccatatcattacccagaatcctgttgtcaagcagacgacaaaggtttgtgaggaacacttttttgtctaaatgttgcgtgtgattgtggactgaggacgatattttcctcaaagtttgctactaacacaacaaggaatacatggacatagtagtattatcaatgctacggcatccggctaaccttccatgaataatgtacacgttgccatgacggtggatgtcgactttgacgttctatagctaccgactcaacacacgggttgttcccgaactggcctgatgtgtgcggtacggccgttttttcgtgtattttttttacttggacacgtctatatccatagcactttcctcaagccaaggatggaacgaatagctgctgtataaaatgtgattagcggtaagatattcaagacgaatcttctctcccgaattaatgtgcccccctgtccgacagcaccgtcattgtgcgtgcggcggacggtagtttcaagttgaaatattatggtgtcagcacgactagagacaaaatctaccatatatatgattagtgcaaagatagtacatgatactgacagaataatagaaaaaaaggatggtttattgttctgctagattgatttcagtcaaccattatcggaaaaatcccgaatttatgttacccaacgttagttGCTGGTACGGTATTTTGCTGTACTTCACAGCGCAATTCAGGCACCCAATGCAATGGTGACCTGtcatcatttgtaaacatttgtaaacagttgtaaacagttataaacttttgtaaacttttgtaaccatttgtttacttttgtaaacttttgtaaacctttgtaaatttttgtaattttttgtaaacttttgtaaacttttgtaaacatttgtaaacttttgtaaacttttgtaaacttttgtaaactttcgcaaacttttgtaaacttttgtaaacatttgtaaacttttgtaaacttttgtaaacttttgtaaacttttgtaaacttttgtaaacatttgtaaacttttgtaaacttttgttaacttttgttaacttttgtaaacttttgcaaacttttgtaaacatttgtaaacttttgtaaacttttgttaacttttgttaacttttgtaaacatttgtaaacttttgcaaacttgtgttaacatttgtaaacttttgtaaacttttgtaaacttttgtaaacttttgtaaacttttgtaaacatttgtaaacttgtgtaaacttttgtaaacttttgtaaacatttgtaaacttttgtaaacttttgtaaacttttgtaaacatttgtaaacttttgtaaacttttgtaaacttttgtaaatttttgttaacatgtgtaaacttttggagaaatagttttgggtgtgtctgtgtgtgtttccggactactgtcgGGTCCACGCtatcaagagcataactctTGATATGATGGATTACgaggatatttggtatgtgggcgggtgttgtgaagccaaaattcaaggtcgattttgggccccctggtatgtgaccttggtctTGATTTTAttgtgacagatagcttgtgatgtaatgaagaagtggtgtaggtttgggccccctggcagcttgttctggaactgcaggggcgttattgtgaaaatcttctaaggagaataactgaacagaggaacgtTGGCTTTCCACGATATTTGgtttgcaggtagcttggattgagatgtacataatgaagtgcaaattatgctaattgggactcaatttgcataactaatgaggaaaatctatatttgcagtgttttcaatcataagactcaaatacatgtaacatgtgtagtttatggcaagtggagcatcaacagattccaattatgcaaataaatttataatttgcataattaatgaaaaagggccatgattcatctaagtggtagataaaaggactgtcaatattgcgacatgtgtaagtttgataaaggtgtttatgaccaagcatatattatgtaaatgtgtaagtcatttgcataaacagaatagttcatggagaaatgtggtctacgaactcttattcattctatgttgagaacattcaccctagatcatgtaaaaaaaatctccaAATACAATAGTCCTAAGTATGTCGCTACATCCCGACCAGATACCGCCTCATCCCGCGGAACCTGCGCGACGTGTCCGTCCGGGACACCTCGGTAACGGTACTGGGGACCAGGCTGGATGTCCCGGTAGCCATCGGGCCAACTGGCTGGCAGCGATTCGCTCATCCGGGCGCAGACTTGGCAACCGCCATGGGTAAGTTTTAAGTGGAAAGGTATGGAAATTATTGACAGACAAACCAACAACAATACCGCCTCGTGAATTACCATCCTCTTCCATCTACCCATCTCATTCTTCAATTCCAGTGTTTTCCGTCATTCTATACCGACTTTGAcacatgtaaaatatgtatgttaTGTCAGGTGAGACGTTATCAAatactaattatgtaaatatcagataccaattatgtaaatattgGCCATAGATTCAttcaagtggtaaatgatagtaATTTCACCTTTAtcacatgtgtaagttagttttAACTTAGAAAGGCGCACAtaaccatgatcatgatgtacaTAACCATGCATATATTACATAAATATgcaagttatttgcataattagaattTTTaaggaggtatgaggtctcggATATTCTGTTCTTGATGCGTTGGCTAACTCTTAGAATACATTGATTTTCACATATTGTCCAGGTCTCTCTATAGCTTAGCTCATTAAACATGGTCACACAGAACCGCAAGTTCTAGTCCATATATGTTCCTGTTTGTGACTGAGTAACGACGTTGTTCTCTATCCAGGCGCCGCCGCCATGAACACAGGGATGGTGCTGAGTTCCTGGGCAAACCACTCCATGGAGGAGGTTGCTGAAGTGGCACCTAGCGGAATCCACTGGTTCTACATGTTGTTCTACAAAGACCGTCGCCGCATGAAGCGCTTGCTGGATCGGGCAGAGCGAGCCGGATACACCGCCATATTCCTCACTGTAGACCAGCCTTTCTTCCCATTTTCTATTGACAAAAAGCCGGCACCTGGAT
Coding sequences:
- the LOC136447160 gene encoding 2-Hydroxyacid oxidase 1-like codes for the protein MSAATLTSIADAEKSARDKLPDFAWSYYSRTTADGQTYQDNIKAFRRYRLIPRNLRDVSVRDTSVTVLGTRLDVPVAIGPTGWQRFAHPGADLATAMGAAAMNTGMVLSSWANHSMEEVAEVAPSGIHWFYMLFYKDRRRMKRLLDRAERAGYTAIFLTVDQPFFPFSIDKKPAPGSYPVPLRFPNIFDVEPPHAIGSAEYRELLRATSKEAATWADVEWVRDNTRLPVVLKGVLSAEDARMAVDRGVNGILVSNHGGREQDVVPATVRKNFR